A window of the Dioscorea cayenensis subsp. rotundata cultivar TDr96_F1 chromosome 14, TDr96_F1_v2_PseudoChromosome.rev07_lg8_w22 25.fasta, whole genome shotgun sequence genome harbors these coding sequences:
- the LOC120276241 gene encoding peroxidase 44-like → MDIDYREFPINDLLVDIHWNLDSLHIVFGNNLNDNLLCQSSVNYEISNHRVWFPNSKGSKVANKIYSFFNHCKGSADSWDGWGKIWRLNVAPRVKHFTWLLLHNAVQTMEYLYHLNLGPQTMCTFCNLLPESAEHLFLKCHKSQQIWNLTCSIIGKPINLSQGISSGLWLDQEMSGNESHIQSVIAATVWFIWKARCNRIFKLEELDCQLSIHNWGLNCFVKTILSSSAMLITEIQHDTLTEDWRIDLQIRNIKKLLDEMGTSSILGDLQVNFYNTTCPRAESIIRAVVQKHYNKDHSITPALLRMHFHDCFVRGCDASILIDSTKKNKYEKAAGPNLTVRGYNIIDQAKAKLESQCPSTVSCADIIALATRDAVSMAGGLTYNVPTGRRDGLVSDINDVNLPGPSLTVSQAMGFFTAKGLALEDMVILLGAHTVGVAHCAFFRDRLFNFQGTGAPDSTMDANLRSRLINICGAKQKSSSLKSDQTGFLDQNTSFIVDNQYYKQIMLGRGVLQIDNELALDSSSASIISGLASDAAGFLHKFADALVKLGNVEVLEGSAGEIRKNCRVFNTPPPSSKLTN, encoded by the exons ATGGACATTGACTATAGGGAATTTCCGATTAATGATCTTTTAGTGGACATACACTGGAATCTTGATAGCTTACATATAGTGTTTGGCAATAATCTTAATGATAACCTTCTCTGCCAAAGTTCTGTAAATTATGAGATCAGTAATCACCGGGTTTGGTTTCCCAATTCCAAAGGATCTAAAGTTGCTAATAAGATTTACTCTTTTTTCAATCATTGTAAGGGTTCTGCAGATTCATGGGATGGTTGGGGCAAGATTTGGAGGCTCAATGTGGCTCCTCGTGTCAAACATTTCACTTGGTTACTGTTGCATAATGCAGTCCAAACAATGGAATATTTGTACCATTTAAATCTGGGTCCTCAGACCATGTGCACATTTTGCAACCTGCTTCCTGAGTCGGCTGAGCACCTCTTTCTTAAATGCCACAAGTCTCAACAGATTTGGAATCTAACATGTTCGATCATTGGCAAGCCTATTAACCTATCACAGGGAATCTCATCGGGGCTTTGGTTGGATCAGGAGATGTCGGGCAATGAGTCACATATCCAATCGGTGATTGCAGCTACAGTTTGGTTCATTTGGAAAGCCAGGTGTAATCGTATTTTCAAATTGGAAGAGCTTGATTGTCAACTG AGCATTCATAATTGGGGCTTGAATTGTTTTGTCAAGACAATCCTGTCATCAAGTGCTATGCTTATCACAGAAATCCAACATGATACACTGACTGAGGACTGGAGGATTGATCTGCAGATTCGGAATATTAAAAAGCTACTAGATGAGATGGG TACCAGTTCCATTTTGGGTGATCTGCAAGTGAACTTCTACAACACAACCTGCCCACGAGCAGAGTCCATCATCAGAGCCGTTGTGCAGAAGCACTACAACAAAGACCATTCCATCACCCCTGCTTTGCTCCGCATGCATTTCCATGATTGCTTCGTTAGA GGTTGTGATGCTTCAATTCTAATAGACTCAACAAAGAAGAACAAGTATGAGAAAGCTGCAGGACCCAACCTCACCGTCCGTGGCTACAACATCATTGACCAAGCCAAAGCCAAGCTTGAGTCCCAATGCCCCTCCACCGTCTCCTGCGCGGACATCATAGCACTTGCCACCAGAGACGCTGTTTCCATGGCCGGAGGACTCACCTACAATGTCCCAACGGGCCGCCGTGATGGTCTTGTGTCCGACATCAATGATGTGAACCTCCCAGGGCCTTCACTCACCGTAAGCCAAGCAATGGGCTTCTTCACTGCCAAAGGACTGGCTCTTGAAGACATGGTCATCCTTCTAGGAGCCCACACTGTGGGTGTGGCTCACTGTGCCTTCTTTAGGGACAGGCTCTTCAACTTCCAAGGGACTGGTGCTCCGGACTCCACCATGGACGCCAACCTGAGAAGCAGACTCATTAACATTTGCGGGGCTAAACAGAAGTCCAGTTCTTTGAAGAGTGATCAGACTGGGTTCTTGGACCAGAACACTTCCTTCATTGTGGATAATCAGTACTATAAGCAGATAATGTTGGGCAGAGGTGTGTTGCAGATTGATAATGAGTTGGCTCTTGATAGCTCAAGTGCCAGCATTATCTCTGGATTGGCCTCGGATGCAGCTGGTTTTCTTCACAAGTTTGCTGATGCTTTGGTGAAACTGGGGAACGTTGAGGTCCTGGAGGGAAGCGCCGGAGAAATTAGGAAAAACTGCCGTGTTTTCAACACACCACCACCTTCCtcaaaattaactaattaa